A window of the Isosphaera pallida ATCC 43644 genome harbors these coding sequences:
- a CDS encoding DNA adenine methylase produces the protein MSRFSQPVEVWCRDANTLARQLKGLDLAYLDPPYNQHPYGSNYFMLNLLVTYQRPVRVSKVSGIPSDWNRSGYNVRARAAGLLLDLIDVLDAPFLLISSNNEGFHPPETLRSLLARLGRVTEFATTYNAFRGSRSFANRPIHVREHLFLLERAGLGLVPVVSGWTGTKGPGSEAAVASDPTPWATSRDHAVASWRGGAMEPQAVVAAPLSPQAEPSLASFDHSPSTRFS, from the coding sequence TTGAGTCGTTTCTCCCAGCCGGTCGAGGTTTGGTGTCGGGACGCCAACACCTTGGCCCGTCAACTCAAAGGATTGGATTTGGCCTATCTCGACCCACCCTATAATCAGCATCCTTATGGATCGAACTATTTTATGTTGAATTTGTTAGTGACCTACCAGCGTCCCGTGCGGGTCAGCAAGGTCTCCGGAATCCCATCTGACTGGAATCGCTCGGGTTATAACGTGCGCGCGCGGGCTGCGGGGTTGCTGTTGGATTTGATCGACGTCTTGGATGCGCCGTTTTTATTGATCTCCTCCAACAACGAGGGCTTCCACCCGCCAGAGACGCTGAGGAGTTTGTTGGCGCGTTTGGGACGGGTGACCGAGTTTGCGACCACTTACAACGCCTTTCGAGGCAGTCGGAGTTTCGCCAACCGTCCCATTCACGTCCGGGAACATCTCTTCCTGTTGGAACGGGCCGGTCTTGGGCTGGTCCCGGTCGTTTCGGGGTGGACCGGGACGAAGGGGCCCGGGTCTGAGGCGGCCGTCGCATCCGATCCGACGCCATGGGCAACAAGTCGGGATCACGCCGTGGCATCCTGGAGGGGCGGCGCGATGGAACCGCAGGCGGTGGTCGCCGCGCCGTTGTCACCCCAAGCCGAGCCGAGCCTGGCTTCTTTTGACCATTCCCCGTCCACCCGTTTTTCTTGA
- a CDS encoding endonuclease/exonuclease/phosphatase family protein, whose product MSDRSPVRLKVLTFNLRYADAADGPNAWPNRREAVKQVLIDHDPDLVLLQEALAVQVETVCEALPGHLAVGSGRNDGRDDGEFVPILIRARRFRLETARTFWLSDTPDQPGSISRSWGNHLPRIGVEVRLVDRLGGRRWVVGNLHLDHDSAEARRRGLDLAVDRLTAAAVASGDPRVLLLMGGDFNAPTEDNTLRRHLGEGFIDLVTAADPSLAAVGTRHDFLGQGGPRIDHLWLRGGEFTPIAAGIDTRPMLERMPSDHHPVWAVVETTR is encoded by the coding sequence ATGAGCGATCGTTCCCCCGTCCGTCTCAAAGTCCTCACCTTCAACTTGCGCTACGCCGACGCGGCCGACGGCCCCAACGCCTGGCCCAATCGCCGCGAGGCGGTCAAACAGGTCTTGATCGACCACGATCCTGACCTTGTCCTGCTGCAGGAGGCACTCGCTGTTCAAGTCGAGACTGTCTGCGAAGCGCTGCCGGGTCACCTCGCCGTGGGTTCAGGTCGAAACGATGGTCGGGATGACGGGGAGTTCGTCCCCATCCTGATTCGCGCGCGCCGCTTCCGTCTCGAAACCGCGCGAACCTTTTGGTTGTCCGACACCCCCGACCAACCTGGCTCGATCAGTCGCTCCTGGGGCAACCACCTACCCCGAATTGGCGTGGAGGTTCGGCTGGTCGATCGTCTGGGAGGCCGTCGTTGGGTGGTCGGCAACCTCCACCTCGATCACGACTCCGCCGAAGCCCGTCGCCGTGGTTTGGATCTGGCGGTAGACCGTCTGACCGCCGCAGCTGTGGCTTCGGGCGATCCACGCGTCTTGCTGCTGATGGGCGGCGACTTCAATGCGCCTACCGAAGACAACACGCTGAGGCGTCATCTAGGCGAGGGATTCATCGACCTTGTGACCGCTGCCGACCCTTCACTGGCCGCGGTGGGAACCCGTCACGACTTTCTCGGTCAGGGTGGTCCCCGCATCGACCATCTTTGGCTCCGGGGTGGCGAGTTCACGCCAATCGCCGCGGGAATCGACACCCGCCCGATGCTGGAACGGATGCCCTCCGACCACCACCCGGTCTGGGCCGTCGTCGAAACCACCCGGTGA
- a CDS encoding Calx-beta domain-containing protein, producing the protein MIWLTLQRACKTTLSGSRRVRSFRLVAEALEPRWNPALPTPMEQETLELINRFRSDPTGEFERLISGVNPYTSPIPGVAEALTFFNTNPTVLRNQLASLTPAPPLAWSDSLSQAATNHNQLMIQFDQQSHQLPGEPSLGTRVTNAGYTNWSNVAENLFAFAESAAHAHAGFVLDWGSGPDGIQSPPGHRINLINPVYREIGVAFVAETNPNTQVGPFVTTQVLGARFNSPDFLVGVVYDDTNTNAFYDAGEGLGGVNVTATGAAGLFRTTTWATGGYQLELPTGTYQVEFSGAALSQPVTKSVTVVKGRNAKVDLDRSRDITDPPPQPGRFRFETTTVQVVEGAAVQVTIQRIGGTDGTVTVSLARAGGTATPGVDFNAATLDQVITFGPGVNSFSVLVSTLDDTLVESTETIVLELRDPTNGASLAAPIQTTISIVDNDETPPPPPPPPPPPPPPLTGLFGFTVVNSRVRENLREVRLMVRRTGPLSQPATVMFNTNDLTARAGRDYVARAGVLQFAAGQRQTTLTVRIRDDRVAEPTEQFRVALAQPSTGLGLTPGREAVTVSILDNDRPRGRTLRASGTTRRPSASRPSLPGGLTPLTSTRWTVPALRRVSPEGGLRVSAGRNRLM; encoded by the coding sequence ATGATTTGGTTGACCCTCCAGCGCGCCTGCAAAACCACGTTGAGCGGGTCGCGTCGCGTCCGTTCGTTCCGTTTAGTGGCCGAGGCATTGGAACCCCGCTGGAACCCCGCCCTGCCGACGCCGATGGAGCAGGAGACGCTCGAACTAATCAACCGTTTTCGAAGCGATCCCACCGGCGAGTTCGAGCGGTTGATCTCTGGCGTCAACCCCTACACCTCGCCGATCCCCGGCGTGGCCGAGGCGTTGACCTTTTTCAACACCAATCCCACCGTGTTGCGCAACCAGCTGGCTTCCTTAACCCCCGCCCCGCCCCTGGCCTGGTCGGACTCTCTAAGTCAGGCAGCCACGAATCACAATCAACTGATGATTCAGTTCGATCAGCAGTCGCACCAGCTTCCCGGCGAACCCAGTTTGGGAACCCGCGTGACCAACGCCGGTTACACCAATTGGAGCAACGTGGCGGAGAATCTGTTCGCCTTCGCAGAATCGGCCGCGCACGCCCACGCCGGATTCGTGCTGGACTGGGGATCGGGGCCCGACGGCATTCAGTCGCCGCCGGGCCACCGGATCAACCTGATCAATCCGGTCTACCGCGAAATCGGCGTGGCCTTCGTGGCCGAAACCAATCCTAACACCCAGGTGGGACCGTTCGTCACGACTCAAGTGTTAGGGGCGCGGTTCAACTCGCCTGACTTCCTGGTGGGTGTGGTCTACGACGACACCAACACCAACGCCTTCTATGACGCGGGCGAGGGGCTCGGTGGCGTCAACGTGACTGCCACGGGAGCCGCCGGGTTATTTAGGACGACCACCTGGGCCACGGGCGGTTATCAACTGGAACTTCCCACCGGCACCTACCAAGTGGAGTTCTCGGGCGCGGCCTTGAGTCAGCCGGTCACCAAGTCGGTCACGGTGGTTAAGGGCCGCAACGCCAAAGTCGATTTGGATCGCTCGCGCGACATCACCGATCCCCCGCCTCAACCCGGCCGGTTCCGATTCGAGACCACGACGGTTCAGGTGGTCGAAGGCGCGGCGGTGCAAGTAACGATTCAACGAATCGGCGGGACCGACGGCACGGTGACGGTATCTTTGGCCCGAGCGGGTGGAACGGCCACTCCCGGTGTCGATTTCAACGCCGCCACGCTCGATCAGGTGATCACGTTTGGTCCAGGTGTGAACAGCTTCAGCGTGTTGGTTTCGACGCTCGACGACACGTTGGTGGAATCGACCGAAACGATCGTGCTGGAGTTGCGTGATCCAACCAACGGAGCGAGTCTGGCCGCGCCGATTCAGACGACCATTTCGATCGTGGACAACGACGAAACGCCGCCTCCGCCTCCGCCTCCGCCCCCGCCCCCGCCTCCGCCTCTCACGGGGCTTTTCGGATTCACCGTGGTTAACTCGCGGGTGCGGGAAAATCTCCGCGAGGTGCGTTTGATGGTGCGGCGGACGGGTCCGTTGAGCCAACCGGCCACGGTGATGTTCAACACCAACGACCTGACCGCGCGGGCGGGTCGGGATTACGTGGCTCGCGCGGGCGTCCTGCAGTTTGCCGCGGGTCAGCGTCAAACGACGTTGACCGTGCGGATTCGGGATGATCGGGTGGCGGAACCGACCGAGCAATTCCGAGTGGCTCTGGCGCAACCCTCGACGGGTCTAGGTCTGACCCCAGGCCGCGAAGCGGTGACGGTCTCAATTCTGGACAACGACCGTCCCCGCGGCCGCACGCTCAGGGCGTCCGGGACGACGAGGCGTCCGTCCGCATCTCGTCCATCGCTTCCCGGCGGACTCACGCCGTTGACCAGCACACGCTGGACCGTTCCAGCTCTGCGTCGAGTGTCCCCCGAGGGTGGACTGAGGGTGTCGGCAGGCCGAAATCGGCTGATGTGA